Within Montipora foliosa isolate CH-2021 chromosome 3, ASM3666993v2, whole genome shotgun sequence, the genomic segment NNNNNNNNNNNNNNNNNNNNNNNNNNNNNNNNNNNNNNNNNNNNNNNNNNNNNNNNNNNNNNNNNNNNNNNNNNNNNNNNNNNNNNNNNNNNNNNNNNNNNNNNNNNNNNNNNNNNNNNNNNNNNNNNNNNNNNNNNNNNNNNNNNNNNNNNNNNNNNNNNNNNNNNNNNNNNNNNNNNNNNNNNNNNNNNNNNNNNNNNNNNNNNNNNNNNNNNNNNNNNNNNNNNNNNNNNNNNNNNNNNNNNNNNNNNNNNNNNNNNNNNNNNNNNNNNNNNNNNNNNNNNNNNNNNNNNNNNNNNNNNNNNNNNNNNNNNNNNNNNNNNNNNNNNNNNNNNNNNNNNNNNNNNNNNNNNNNNNNNNNNNNNNNNNNNNNNNNNNNNNNNNNNNNNNNNNNNNNNNNNNNNNNNNNNNNNNNNNNNNNNNNNNNNNNNNNNNNNNNNNNNNNNNNNNNNNNNNNNNNNNNNNNNNNNNNNNNNNNNNNNNNNNNNNNNNNNNNNNNNNNNNNNNNNNNNNNNNNNNNNNNNNNNNNNNNNNNNNNNNNNNNNNNNNNNNNNNNNNNNNNNNNNNNNNNNNNNNNNNNNNNNNNNNNNNNNNNNNNNNNNNNNNNNNNNNNNNNNNNNNNNNNNNNNNNNNNNNNNNNNNNNNNNNNNNNNNNNNNNNNNNNNNNNNNNNNNNNNNNNNNNNNNNNNNNNNNNNNNNNNNNNNNNNNNNNNNNNNNNNNNNNNNNNNNNNNNNNNNNNNNNNNNNNNNNNNNNNNNNNNNNNNNNNNNNNNNNNNNNNNNNNNNNNNNNNNNNNNNNNNNNNNNNNNNNNNNNNNNNNNNNNNNNNNNNNNNNNNNNNNNNNNNNNNNNNNNNNNNNNNNNNNNNNNNNNNNNNNNNNNNNNNNNNNNNNNNNNNNNNNNNNNNNNNNNNNNNNNNNNNNNNNNNNNNNNNNNNNNNNNNNNNNNNNNNNNNNNNNNNNNNNNNNNNNNNNNNNNNNNNNNNNNNNNNNNNNNNNNNNNNNNNNNNNNNNNNNNNNNNNNNNNNNNNNNNNNNNNNNNNNNNNNNNNNNNNNNNNNNNNNNNNNNNNNNNNNNNNNNNNNNNNNNNNNNNNNNNNNNNNNNNNNNNNNNNNNNNNNNNNNNNNNNNNNNNNNNNNNNNNNNNNNNNNNNNNNNNNNNNNNNNNNNNNNNNNNNNNNNNNNNNNNNNNNNNNNNNNNNNNNNNNNNNNNNNNNNNNNNNNNNNNNNNNNNNNNNNNNNNNNNNNNNNNNNNNNNNNNNNNNNNNNNNNNNNNNNNNNNNNNNNNNNNNNNNNNNNNNNNNNNNNNNNNNNNNNNNNNNNNNNNNNNNNNNNNNNNNNNNNNNNNNNNNNNNNNNNNNNNNNNNNNNNNNNNNNNNNNNNNNNNNNNNNNNNNNNNNNNNNNNNNNNNNNNNNNNNNNNNNNNNNNNNNNNNNNNNNNNNNNNNNNNNNNNNNNNNNNNNNNNNNNNNNNNNNNNNNNNNNNNNNNNNNNNNNNNNNNNNNNNNNNNNNNNNNNNNNNNNNNNNNNNNNNNNNNNNNNNNNNNNNNNNNNNNNNNNNNNNNNNNNNNNNNNNNNNNNNNNNNNNNNNNNNNNNNNNNNNNNNNNNNNNNNNNNNNNNNNNNNNNNNNNNNNNNNNNNNNNNNNNNNNNNNNNNNNNNNNNNNNNNNNNNNNNNNNNNNNNNNNNNNNNNNNNNNNNNNNNNNNNNNNNNNNNNNNNNNNNNNNNNNNNNNNNNNNNNNNNNNNNNNNNNNNNNNNNNNNNNNNNNNNNNNNNNNNNNNNNNNNNNNNNNNNNNNNNNNNNNNNNNNNNNNNNNNNNNNNNNNNNNNNNNNNNNNNNNNNNNNNNNNNNNNNNNNNNNNNNNNNNNNNNNNNNNNNNNNNNNNNNNNNNNNNNNNNNNNNNNNNNNNNNNNNNNNNNNNNNNNNNNNNNNNNNNNNNNNNNNNNNNNNNNNNNNNNNNNNNNNNNNNNNNNNNNNNNNNNNNNNNNNNNNNNNNNNNNNNNNNNNNNNNNNNNNNNNNNNNNNNNNNNNNNNNNNNNNNNNNNNNNNNNNNNNNNNNNNNNNNNNNNNNNNNNNNNNNNNNNNNNNNNNNNNNNNNNNNNNNNNNNNNNNNNNNNNNNNNNNNNNNNNNNNNNNNNNNNNNNNNNNNNNNNNNNNNNNNNNNNNNNNNNNNNNNNNNNNNNNNNNNNNNNNNNNNNNNNNNNNNNNNNNNNNNNNNNNNNNNNNNNNNNNNNNNNNNNNNNNNNNNNNNNNNNNNNNNNNNNNNNNNNNNNNNNNNNNNNNNNNNNNNNNNNNNNNNNNNNNNNNNNNNNNNNNNNNNNNNNNNNNNNNNNNNNNNNNNNNNNNNNNNNNNNNNNNNNNNNNNNNNNNNNNNNNNNNNNNNNNNNNNNNNNNNNNNNNNNNNNNNNNNNNNNNNNNNNNNNNNNNNNNNNNNNNNNNNNNNNNNNNNNNNNNNNNNNNNNNNNNNNNNNNNNNNNNNNNNNNNNNNNNNNNNNNNNNNNNNNNNNNNNNNNNNNNNNNNNNNNNNNNNNNNNNNNNNNNNNNNNNNNNNNNNNNNNNNNNNNNNNNNNNNNNNNNNNNNNNNNNNNNNNNNNNNNNNNNNNNNNNNNNNNNNNNNNNNNNNNNNNNNNNNNNNNNNNNNNNNNNNNNNNNNNNNNNNNNNNNNNNNNNNNNNNNNNNNNNNNNNNNNNNNNNNNNNNNNNNNNNNNNNNNNNNNNNNNNNNNNNNNNNNNNNNNNNNNNNNNNNNNNNNNNNNNNNNNNNNNNNNNNNNNNNNNNNNNNNNNNNNNNNNNNNNNNNNNNNNNNNNNNNNNNNNNNNNNNNNNNNNNNNNNNNNNNNNNNNNNNNNNNNNNNNNNNNNNNNNNNNNNNNNNNNNNNNNNNNNNNNNNNNNNNNNNNNNNNNNNNNNNNNNNNNNNNNNNNNNNNNNNNNNNNNNNNNNNNNNNNNNNNNNNNNNNNNNNNNNNNNNNNNNNNNNNNNNNNNNNNNNNNNNNNNNNNNNNNNNNNNNNNNNNNNNNNNNNNNNNNNNNNNNNNNNNNNNNNNNNNNNNNNNNNNNNNNNNNNNNNNNNNNNNNNNNNNNNNNNNNNNNNNNNNNNNNNNNNNNNNNNNNNNNNNNNNNNNNNNNNNNNNNNNNNNNNNNNNNNNNNNNNNNNNNNNNNNNNNNNNNNNNNNNNNNNNNNNNNNNNNNNNNNNNNNNNNNNNNNNNNNNNNNNNNNNNNNNNNNNNNNNNNNNNNNNNNNNNNNNNNNNNNNNNNNNNNNNNNNNNNNNNNNNNNNNNNNNNNNNNNNNNNNNNNNNNNNNNNNNNNNNNNNNNNNNNNNNNNNNNNNNNNNNNNNNNNNNNNNNNNNNNNNNNNNNNNNNNNNNNNNNNNNNNNNNNNNNNNNNNNNNNNNNNNNNNNNNNNNNNNNNNNNNNNNNNNNNNNNNNNNNNNNNNNNNNNNNNNNNNNNNNNNNNNNNNNNNNNNNNNNNNNNNNNNNNNNNNNNNNNNNNNNNNNNNNNNNNNNNNNNNNNNNNNNNNNNNNNNNNNNNNNNNNNNNNNNNNCGCAAAATCGCTGTTTCGGTGCTATGGGCAGGTCTCAGTCATATGCCTTCGACATCTGTTTGGACTTGTGAAGTATTTTTGGCCAATGCCCATTAATCACTGACAAGACATTTCAACCTTTGTTTTCAGAAAACAAGACCAGCATCAACGTATTTGCATTGACAACGTATCCTGATTGCTAAGAATTAATTCTTAGTGCATTGCAAATTGCAAGAGCGAAGATTCTTGCTACCTAATGTCACTCGTGTGGAAGCCTATGTTGCATGACGAGAAATCGAAGTTTGCAAGGCACTAATGGGAAAGTGAGCGTGAAAATGGGCCACGTGGTTGCCGCTCATAAATAACCCAGATAAGTGATTTGCAAATAAACCATTTTCATTAGTAAATCAACCATGTTTTCCATTTTGGTTATTTTGCTAAATAAACAAGATTGATATTAAAAATACTCGGTGTGTAGCCACATGTCAAAAATTTGGTAAAAGTGAATTAAAAAGTTTACAAACACCTATGTGTTCCAAAGTCATGAAATAGATTTGAGAATGTGGAAATTTGGTGACAAGTCCGACCGACGTGGCGACAAGACTAACTCTTGAAGCGCGGCCGCACTCCGTGCGAGATGAGAACTCTATAAACTACACATAGCGCTGCCTGGCGTTTACAAAAACATAAACACTTCTAACGTCATAATAATACTCTTGGGACTAGCGACTTTTACCTTTAGGAATTCTTTCGAGATATTTGATATTACTATACAGGACGCCAGGctcgtagcgtggtcattttttcaagtacgcacaagtacatatgatctagaaacctagggtaaactgagcgaaaaatactgcgttctttatttcttgtcgaaatagttgtgtgaattcaagcaaagaacaaagcgtcttgcccttattttgagcaaactttgtgccaacaaaacattgttttggttgtgctagcgtgactggaaaTGTCAAGAACCTTCTCGGAATGTCGCTcctttgtcaagaacgttcttggaAAAAATAACCAATGACGCATTTAGAAAAAAACTgcaaccgtttgtttttgttataacATATATACCGACTCTAAATAGGGGTAGTACCAGCtagattttgagaaaaaggcctttaaaaTGTCTATTTTCCAGTCCCCCCTGCAGGAGCTTATATAGGTCATTATATTtggcattttcccctgatttgcatttactTGTTatgtaaaattacatttacatcaatcacagtgactaacacttcagaagagacatcctgttactttaatttcacagatttcaaaatcttgattttttcttcagaaaactgAAGTAAGCACTATCATCCATGCATTGCTTTAGAGAGGGAAAGAATTGTCATCCAGTTGTGCATGGGATCTTGCCTAAAAACATAGCCAAGGACTGCGCTATACCGTTTTTCCCGTCACCTCGTCCATCCACACAACCCATCAAATGAGTTTTTGTGTAGCCACGACGTTATACTCTTAGTGAGAATgatcagtgtttttttttctggattaCTAAGCAACTGTTCAAATAGCTTCACTCAAATATATgtcatttatatatttttccgCTCATGTTATAAAGTTGCCGTAAATTCTCTCTAGACGTGAAGTCTAGAGCTGAAGCTGTTTATTCTACATCCCATGCAATGACTGAAGGGCATAGGAGAAAGCAAACGTCAGTTGATGCACGTTCAATGAGCACTTTTGAAAGGCagattttttggtaaaatggaaACCTGGGTCTTTACGGAACTCTCTCAGTCTAAAATGATCACCATCACCCGCGGTACTATCAACACCTTTGTTTGGAAAAAGACACTACCTGGCAAGCATTTTTAAAGACTGTTGTTTTAGGTATCTTGTCACGAACCTGATAAAGGCACAAGGAAAAATGTCTAAACGGTTGGTATTGAATAATCACTTTGTAAGTTGCATGAATTTCTAATAAACTGAATTGAACGGGGACCAAATGTTGGGTGTTGAATAAAAACTTTGTAAGTTGCATGAATTAATGACAAGTTGAATTAATAGTAGGTTGCATAAATTCATTGttagtaacaccaaaccatcTCTGGTATCGGACACCTCGACCCCGGACCCCTCGAGGTCAACTGTGTTGTTTGGCTCATCTGTATCACAAAAACAGTAAACTTCTACAGAAAAACTTCCTTATCAACCTAGTCTTTTGTTCTGCACTTTCTCTGTGAGAGTACCATATTTTATTCAATCAACTGATAAATTACCTCTTTAGCAAGGGCTTGTGAAAACTTGCTGACCTCACTGTCGGGTTCATATCCCTTTTAAATGCAAACATTTCCACAATAATTATATGTATTAGAAATACATGGAGAGAAAGAGGTGCAATGAACTGATACCTTacgctacatgtacaatgttttGTAGACGTTACCCATTTAACGACTTATGTATTTCAAGCTATGGACTTGACACAATTGAGAACATCTACCAAACATTACAGTTTCATTACAAATGCCATAGGATTAAATGTTATTGAAGGTCTCGTGGTTTAGAATTACGTATGGCTTAAGTTCATACCTGTGGAGTAGCAATATTTAAATGCATTCCAAACTTAGGTGCAGCCatcatgaatgaatgaatgatgttATTTCCATCTCCGACCCATGCTACAGTGCGGCCATACAGACTACCAAAACACTCCTTGTTCACGAAAACACAAGAATGCATAGAATGAATAGAGATGAATACATTTTAAAGGCAAATACTAATTTTCTGATTGTTAAGTTGATTTCTTTGTAGACTACGCATAATGCAGAAAATAACAAGCAACTTCCAGATTTTGACTAGCAGAAATTCGCAAAAAAGGTCtttaaggaggcttgaaagggtTTCAAACACTTAGACGACTCTTGGTTTAGatcgctacaacactgtatcacgtaacagcaaaaggttatggtaccatatgaaacaccgattatttccaaacaaagatatcattattgtgatgtaataagttgccttggcaacgggaaagcccaacaaaaacaccctatattctggatttagttgctcatatctcaaaaacgaactacgtgatcccccttttttattgatgaaaagtgattagaaggccacgatgTAATTCTGTCTaacggattcagagctaccttaaaaaatcacaaaattaaggtggctctgaatcctctagacacaattttttaaaactttccagaaagtttcatcatgcccttctgattacttttcagaaataaaaaatggggtcaccgagttcgtttttgagatataagcaactaaagacaaaataaagggtgtttttacatgGCTTGCCTGTTGCCACGgcgacatattacgtcacaataatgactgtatcttactcagcaataattcgtgtttcatttggtactaCAATATTGCCAATttatgatacaacgttgtggtgccgatccttctaatagcagcgtcacttggaagccttgaaactggttcgagcctccttaacctACAAATTTAATGTATTTGTTTCTGTCTCATTTTAGTTTAATGTGACAATCAAAGAACATAACGTGAAACTACATAACCAAGATACCTGATTCAGATGGGTACCTTCCCTCGTGCCAGGTTTGTGTCCTAGTAACTACTTTCTTTCATCAGCCCAACAACATTCAAACAGTTTATTCGAAGCTCACTAAAGCAAGGCTTTTGCATGTAATTTGGTATGACACTATTATATACTCAAAAGAATGCATGGATAGGTAATAGGGTACAGAACAGGTTATAAAAtgcaattcactacttgcacaaatcccataatacacctcttttaccccccaaaaatctgcatgggcattgttttcgacttctcttgggacatttttatgtcccaggagaaattgcaaacaatggttatgaaAAAGTTttgggggtaatagaggtgtattatgggattgtgcaagtagtgaatacgGAAGTTGCCATGGAACCAGCAATGCAgtaatcaataaaaataaattaattaagaaataaggaataaattaaaaacgtatgggcttgctcgtgcattttgttattaattttactcATGATGTTTTGACAGTTCTTTCAAAACTTCAAACTTGCCCATAAATCACAACATGCACTTGAGTTTATACTATTTCCTACAATTATCAGctacaatctttattttatgttattttaatAATATGATAGGACAGCAGAATTTAACATGTCTATTAGGATCATCTCACCGGATATTTTCAAGAAAACCCTCTtctgtattttgtccatgcaaacgaggctggTTAGAATAATTAGCACTTAGACAAAAGAATATCATTCATCTGTCGCCATTTAAGAGCATGGTCTCATGTAAGGCACAAAATGCTATTCTCGTAATCAGAACATTGGATCTTTATCCGCGTGCCAAGGAGAGGAGCTCGGAATTGAAATCGCAACAACACAGGAAGTTTGTAGTTGGCGTCCACACCAATGGAGTGGAAAGTGAGTTTATGAATTTGGATGACAGAAAAGATTCCAAATAATAGGTCCGTTAACACGGCCTTATTATTTGCTGCAATTTGGAGTGTGATTTCTACTGCGATTTCATGGCCATGCAAAATCGTCCATGTGAACAATCGGCGATTTCAATAAAATTCCAGAAATATGCGTCGCTGCTCTATTGCAATTAGCGATGATTTTCCTTCAAAAGCTGACAAATAGGTACTAGGGACTCCCAAAAGTTCATATGCTTCCCTTTTTGTCAAGACAAAAtggcagaaaacaaaaacaacgtcCATACAAAAACATGGAAAATGGATTGTTTTTTACAAATCGCTGAAAAACTGCAGCAGATATAGCATAGACAATCACAGCGAAATCGCTGGCTGTTCACACACACAATTTCATGTTGGCATGTTGGCTAAATTGTTTTTTGCGGTCATCATATATAGTTTGCtctttaaaatgcaaaattcCTAAACAGCTTAAGCATTTGCAAGCATTACCCTGAAAAAACCCAGGCTTGAACAGAATTCGACCACGACCATGCGATGGATAATTAATGCGAGTTCAAGTTCATAATTATTCTAAAATCACAAACATTTGActgttttaaaaattgtaaaaacgttcactggctatgtATAGTTAAAACTTttgagctttcggctgtcaggctacagccttcaatggataTGATTAAAaatgacaactacaatatatCCAAAAATAGGTGAGACTAAAAGTAATTAGTATAGtctatactcactcagtgatcttgatgtttcaagcaatctgattggttcgctatctcggagtaatagagcattattcactccctacggagtgaataatgcttgatccaaacaaaacaaaatggccggcgtaaactcgccagcatttatgaaccgaaaatattgagaatacacgatgatgctgtgctacagaagacaaagaaggccacaaaatttggccaaaaagctttcaaaggtaagagatgagttcatacttttgccaagcagtgtttgacttcgtttttccggatagttattgctgaaaattaaacaatcttcacgccaacaatttgtttcgctcggagtaattctctcttgtagggctggtcgcccaccaaaacgaatttcttagtgaaatcgaggaattaaaaaatgtttaagaaagttccacatggttgGAAGGAAACATTTAGACGGGtcatttttacaacaaaccaacgctcacctcaattagagccaccatttcatgtggatcctttaccacaTGCactttcaaatgaacctcaaaaactttgatcgaacggtgaaaatgtttcaacaagcagactttcgatttagatttCTGACCTAAACGgtgctaaatgaccattttgctgtctgtgacgaggattttaatgaaggttatttagatttgccatgtttgaagcttctgtaaacactttcgcgcatgctttgtgccgcttgcacgttttccacgcatgaattgagatgccaattaaatcgactttggatggtttttttctgcaattgttgttgagatcacttcataagtatatactaaaacaattattcttttcaatctcggtgaaaagtggcagaatatttaccttgCCGCTTTGCGGCGcggtaaatattctaccactattcacctcgatttcaaagaataattgttaattgttcttttttaaaagaatagaGTATTGATTAGGGAGCGGCCTTGAATTTGACTAATTTGCTGAACATCCCTAAATAACTAGGCTATTAAATATGGTAtttaatagaaataataataaagctaTTAAATATGGTATTTATTTCTGTTAAAGTGTATATGACAAATGTTTCTTAATTTACTCAATCGAAACATTATggttttctgagaaaaaaaacaatcaaaacaaTTTCATTCATAGCGATTTTCATTCTGTGCCTTTCAGCCTTTTAAAAATCGGAATTTTCATTTCCGGTGGGGTACAAAACTGCGCTAGTAAGAAGACTGGGAATAGCAGGCCAGTGACGTCAATCAAGCAACGCAGGGAACCTTTTAGGGATAGAAgtttcattcttttgtcttttgcatTGTTGCAAACAAATGCAACACATCTCAGAAAcagtttcagcaacttctgaatctaaaaaaaggaaacttcAGGCCAGGGAAAAATTTCGTTCTGGTATTGCCATCACATTTCTGCTATCGGTAAAGGTACACATTATTTAACgtcagaagttcctttactctctagagagtactctcccaggaagccggcTTGATTGCCCCTTACTAGCGCAATTTTGTACACCACCGGAAATCAAAATGCTgatttcaaaaaatgaaaacaaatcgGTATGGaacttttaaaaattcttttaTTTCAGAAAAGCATGATGTTTCAattgagtaaataaataaaaatctgtcatatacacttaagtaaaaggaaaggttacgtttatacaaacgttggccatgtagcacttatattttaaacagagttaactgaatagagtgtaatgtgaagtgctagaattctatcccatatgaaccatgtgagcgttagccctactgatggaaatgggcccacacaaggacagagaaaaactctgatcagggtgggaattgaacccacgaccttcgggttcgGGATCTGTCCacgtgtgggcccatttccatcagtagggctaacgctcacatggttcatatgggatagaattctagcacttcacattacactctattcagttaactctgttacaCTTAAGTAACCTTGGGTGCAAAATGTTTTTCCGTTTTCACGTTGTGACATACCATTTTGACATCACTTTTGAAATCAAAATATCCAAACTCGTAAACCTCATAACCCACTACctttttttattgaaatcaTGGATTCCCATATGCCTACACTGTTATCTTCTTTCCATGCAGTATGACAACTgaataatttggttttttttttacgtgaCACAAACCTGCAAGGTCAAGAAGTCGGCAAGGACCTGTAGGGGATGGTACATTTCTGATAAACCACTGACAAGGAgaaaataagaaatttaataatttaagtGTACTTTTAAGTGTTTGTGTGTATCACTTATGTACTGATATGTTTATAAATAAAAGAGAAGATATCATTTACAAGATTTCAACATTTATTATAACACTGTAAAGGGCTTTCATTTCAAGGAGAGGAGAATGTGTGCAAAAGGGATGTCTCTCCCTAATTCTGTTCCAGGACCTGTTTTTCCCCAGGCCTTCACTGCCAAAGTATAAGTCCTAGCGTACATGAAAATATCAATAATTtaccactgaaaaaaaaaaaaacgtcatcTTTACATTTACAGTAACATCAAGCCTGTGATCATACTAAAAAAAAACTGGACAAGTCAAATCAAAGTACAATTTGTAGCAGTGAACTTGTGAACTGCCTTGAATAACCAACAAAACATTATCTTGTTTTCAGTTGTCATTATAATATGAAGAATTGTGCAGATCTCAGACGGTGCTATCCACCGTCAGGGTGTCTTTTGGCCAAGTCAAGTCATTGATGAGCACAAGTCTTCATAAACTCTGTTCTTTTTGGGGGATGTATGTGATGAACGGTGTATTTGTTGatcaaaataaagaaatgtGATGACTGCCCAAccgtgattattattattattattattattattattattattattattattattaaattatatgTTGGATTCTCCGTGAAATCCGAAATCCGTTCTTTCCGCTATCATTAGGAAAATCCTTCAATCTACTGTATAGCAGCACTGGAAGTATTCCCAAGGTTTTTCCTAATCATGGTGGAAAGGGTGGATTGCGCGGATTTTCAGTTTCAGTTGTTGCcattcttgttcttgttttgttttctatctatctatctatgtatCTATCTATGTATCTATCtgtgtctgtctgtctgtctgtctatctatctacaTGTATCTGCCTACCTAtctctgtctgtctgtctgtctgtctatctatctatctatctatctatctatctatctatctatctatccatatATCtgggaccaacactcagggtctttaaattactgaggagaaagtgatgtgtgtaatgacatctgcaaatgattagactttcaagtctcctcagataaggatgataaaccataggccctgtcaaacaacccttcaatgttcataatcctttgGGATGTAGaggaacccacacacttgttgcaaagagtagggcatgcaGTTGCCGGTGTTGTGGTCGGTTTGCTGTGGTGTATCATGtctgggagggtaaatgcttggagataccagctacatcaagctactctaaattccgagggtaaataaagaaacaaagatATGAACTATGACTCAACTATGTATCAATAAATCTGAAATCATTACTTAACAGTTTGTTGTAAAGTATATTGTACCTTATCACAGGTATGGTGGCTGAATCTGCCATGACCTCAAGATCCTGCTGTTTGTTCACTCGAGCAAGgataaaatcacaaaatctGGAAAGTACTCTGCAAAATTACAAACGAGGAAATTTGACATGTAATATTTCTATTCAACAACAAACTTCTTAAGATATGTTATTAAGGAAATTATAATTGTAAATCAATTTAACACTGGCAGGACATATCAAACCAATTTGACTACCTATATCTCTTTGCAACAAATATTAACATTGTAATAACCTTCCAGTGTCCCTGGTAGATTCACTCACTCCAAGATGGAAGTCGTTATCTGTAAGGTAAACGCAGTGGCCTCCAAGTAAAGCCAGTCCTGTGAAAGAAAAGAATACttatagttttttaaaaactggATATAAATTGCCTGCTGagagaataaattattatgttcCTTGAAAGAGCTTGTCAAGGAAATGTGAAATGATCCTTCCAAAAAAGGAGAGACATTCGTTAACAGGACACacaaaacttcttttaactcGCTGATACCTGAAGGGTAGGGACAAGTATCATCATGGGGAAGGTTGATAAA encodes:
- the LOC137996582 gene encoding ornithine transcarbamylase, mitochondrial-like, with the protein product MLKNNLYRRFFRISSFFRCGSKGISYFRGHYSRGVTLSFKRDNSKSHGFPSVVGRDLLTLKDFKSDEIRYLLWTAADLKERIKNGKEKVRLLEGKSAALIFQKRSTRTRVSTETGLALLGGHCVYLTDNDFHLGVSESTRDTGRVLSRFCDFILARVNKQQDLEVMADSATIPVISGLSEMYHPLQVLADFLTLQECFGSLYGRTVAWVGDGNNIIHSFMMAAPKFGMHLNIATPQGYEPDSEVSKFSQALAKEVIYQLIE